The following coding sequences are from one Acomys russatus chromosome 16, mAcoRus1.1, whole genome shotgun sequence window:
- the LOC127200357 gene encoding keratin-associated protein 4-6-like — protein sequence MVNSCCGSVCSEEGCGQGCCQPSCCQTTCCRTTCCHPSCCVSSCCRPSCCRPQCCQSVCCQPTCCRPSCCVSSCCRPQCCISSCCRPCCSSSSCCGSSCCRPSCCISSCCRPSCCRPSCCRPSCCRPSCCISSCCRPSCCVSSCCRPQCCISSCCRPCCSSSSCCGSSCCRPSCCISSCCRPSCCRPSCCRPSCCRPSCCISSCCRPSCCVSSCCRPQCCISSCCRPPCCQTTCCRTTCCCPACSSGSCC from the coding sequence ATGGTCAACTCCTGTTGTGGCTCTGTCTGCTCTGAGGAGGGCTGTGGCCAAggctgctgccagcccagctgctgccagaccacctgctgcaggaCCACCTGCTGCCACCCCAGCTGTTGTGTGTCCAGCTGTTGCAGACCCAGCTGCTGCAGGCCTCAGTGCTGTCAGTCTGTGTGCTGCCAGCCCACCTGCTGTCGCCcaagctgctgtgtgtccagctgctgcaggccccAGTGCTGCATCTCCAGCTGCTGCCGCCCCTGCTGTAGCAGTTCCAGCTGCTGTGGATCTAGTTGCTGTCGGCCCAGCTGTTGCATTTCTAGCTGCTGCAGGCCTTCCTGCTGCCGCCCTAGTTGTTGCCGCCCCAGCTGCTGCAGACCCTCTTGCTGCATCTCCAGCTGCTGCcgccccagctgctgtgtgtccagctgctgcaggccccAGTGCTGCATCTCCAGCTGCTGCCGCCCCTGCTGTAGCAGTTCCAGCTGCTGTGGATCTAGTTGCTGTCGGCCCAGCTGTTGCATTTCTAGCTGCTGCAGGCCTTCCTGCTGCCGCCCTAGTTGCTGCCGCCCCAGCTGCTGCAGACCCTCTTGCTGCATCTCCAGCTGCTGCcgccccagctgctgtgtgtccagctgctgcaggccccAGTGCTGCATCTCTAGCTGCTGCCGTCCCCCCTgttgccagaccacctgctgcagaACCACTTGCTGCTGCCCAGCATGCTCTAGTGGTTCTTGCTGCTGA